Genomic segment of Mastomys coucha isolate ucsf_1 unplaced genomic scaffold, UCSF_Mcou_1 pScaffold5, whole genome shotgun sequence:
ATTAAATATAAGGCAACATGCctgtcgtttttgtttgtttgttcttaacaTTATTGACGTATGGCCCTGGAATGTAGGTCTTTGTATATGTCAGGCATGTGCTGCTGTGCTAAGCTTCATCCACAtattgatgtttttaaatttgttggAGAGTATCATTCTGTTTTCCACTTTGGCATGTATTGATGACATTATTACTTCCTAAACCTTCTTAGTCATTGAACTGTAGTTGTGTGACATTCTTCCTGCCTGTTGTATTGGCTTTGAATTTAGGCTgaaaaaaatgtgaatattttgcataaatatgtatgtcAAGTGTGTCTGGTCCTTTCAGAAGTCAGATGATGGCCTCAGAACTCATGAAATTATAGTAATGGTTACTTATGAGCCCTTATGTAAGTACTGGCCATTGGGCACACTTCTTTGCCAGAAGGAACAGCAACTGCTCTTCACTggtgagccagctccccagctttatgtcatttttttattatcaatATTTACATTGCTGATATTCTCATCTGTCCAGGTAaacatctttttccttttcataaaatattatttaatgttacagttaaatgtaatttaattaaatgtttcaGTTTCTGGAAGATGAATATACAACTGAGGTGAATGTGTAGCTCATTTTAAGAACTTATATAAtattctgatttgtttctttattgtggTTTGACTCTGAATTTTTGCAGTGAATACTGAGTGATAGTATACaactctgactgtcctagaacttattgCCTAGACTAAGCTAGCACCAAAACAATGAGATATTTGTGCTTCTGtgtcctcagtgctgagattaaatgcatTCACCAATCTAACCATCTTGCTCATTGCTTTTGTAGTTAGTAATTATTAACACAATATCTCTGTGTCCTTCCTACTACTTATCTTTTTGCTTGTCTATTCATTGGCTTTTCTCTTCCAACGATTTATCCAACTCAAagggtgaagaaatgacagatgAAAACCTCATTATTCAATTTCCTTCAAAAATGACTCAGTGATcatgattatattataatttctatgTCAGGAAGCAAGTAGGCAAAGTACCAAAATTTTTTGAATATATGGCAATGAAATCTACATGTCTAATATTTCTTTATCATTCTACTTTTCTATGTATATGTGGGATGTTTTAGAACACAGTGACATATGATGATGTAGTGGTGAACTTTACTCAGGAAGAATGGACTTTGCTAGATCCTTTCCAGAAGAGtctctacaaagatgtgatgctggagacctaTAGGAACCTCATTGCAATAGGTAAGATTATGAATgtggtttctctttttaaaataggaGGAAACTgtatttttgttgtggtggttgtttgtttgtgtgtttgtttgcttttgtggttGTTATTGATACACTTCTATAATTTCatttgagaaggaggaagaatgatTTGAATAAATTAGGCCAGTTTCTAAGGATCACTGaagatagtttttaaattttgcctAAATTCCAGTAATATAACATGTATTTTCTGGTACTCTCTTCTAGGCTATAACTGGGAAGATCACAATGTTGAAGTATATTGTGAAAATTCTGGAAGACATAGAAGGTAATTTTCTTGTGCACACTGATCCTGATATGCCTTTGAGGAaatctttattgattctttaagTTTTAGTTAAAATCAAGAGTGTGAAGAATCACAGCTTTATGAATACTGATTACTAAATTCTCACAAAAAGCAAAACTCAGTGTCAGGTATTCGATTTGAGTTTGCAAAGCTTTCCTTTaacacagaaaccatggaaataaTGCTCTAATAGATATTACCATTTCAAGCACAGCTCCATTTTAAGGTACACTGTAGAACTGCCAGTCTGTTTAGTCTCATAGCACTAAGATTGTGCAAAAAGTGTACACATTAAATATGGAATCAGTTTATATCCAAAACTGTCTGATATGGAAAGAATCCATAGTATACTGATGTTACTCATACACTTGTGGCAAGGTTGCTAAGATTATTGAGAGTGGAAGGTCATGGAAGTTTAAAGGGTTGTTGAAGCAAAACTTTAATCCAAATGTTACATGTCTATGAGGAACAAAAAGTAAAACTGAGTGAATACAAAGTAGATATATTTCCTTATTCTCCTATCCATAAGTGTATTACATGGGACAGAtatacctatctatccatctatctatctgtctaatctatctatcatctataatgACACAATACTCTGCCTAAGGCATATTGACATAAAACCTATGGCTCTCTGAGAGGACAACTAGAAGATTTGTAGCTTTCCCCACTTAGAATAAATTTGTTGAAAATTATGAAGGTTTACAATTACTTGATTTCACAACTTCATtgtgaatacattaaaaaaacccTCAGACTGCAGAAAATCCCTATGAGTATTAGTAACGTAGAAATTTTCTGTTTGTCCTGTTTAACCTCAAAAATGTTGTATGGCTCACATTATAGGAAAATTTATGAATGCAATCATTGTGGTAAAGCTGTGAATGCTTGCACATTTTATCAAATATGTGAAAATCCTCATATAGGAAAAGGATATTATAATTTTGAGCCATGTAATAAATGCTCTTACCATCACAGGTATTTTTGAAGATATAAATAATAACCAAAATGAATCAAACCACAATGGACATAAACAAAGTGAGAGAACCTTATTATATCTGATTCCTCTTTACAGTTAGAAAAAATTGTTAAACTAATCCATACAGATAAATGATTCATTAGTATAATGAGTGGGGTAAACCTTATACATGTGCCAATTACATACACAGACTTAAATGAAGTACTACTGTGGAGAAACCCTCTGAATATATCCAATGTGTTAAAGCTTATTTATATCACAGGCATCTTCAAAGGGATGAATCAATTAATACTGGAGAGAAAACCTATGAATGTATTCAATGTGATGGAGCTATTGCAAGGAATAATCACCATCAGTTTCGTAAAAGCATGCATACTGGATCCTTTATTTCTTATACTGGTCTTCAAAAACATAGAAGaacacacactggagaaaaagTCTATGACGGTAATCAATATGGTAAAGCCTTTGAATGCCACAGTAATCCTCAAAAGCATAAAAGGAcgcatactggagagaaaccctatgaatgtaaccactgtggcaaagcctttgcacGTTACTGCGATCTTCAACTCCATAacagaacacatactggagaaaaaccctatGAATGTGACCAATGTGGCAAACCCTTTGCAAGTCACAGTGATCTTCAacgtcataaaagaacacatactggagagaaaccctatgaatgtaatcagtgtggcaaagcctttgcacAACACAACACTCTTCAaggtcataaaagaacacatactggagagaaaccctatgaatgtaaccaatgtggcaaagcctttgcacACCACAACAGTCTTcaaagtcataaaagaacacatactggagagaaaccctatgaatgtaaccaCTGTAGCAAAGCCTTTGCACAAGCTAATAATCTTCAAcgacataaaagaacacatacaggagagaaaccctatgaatgtaaccaatgtggcaaagcctttgcacAGCATACCACCcttcaaaatcataaaagaacacatattggagagaaaccctatgaatgtgaccaatgtggcaaagcctttgcacATCACAATAGTCTTCAAagccataaaagaacacatactgaagagaaaccctatgagtgtaaccaatgtggtaaagcctttgcacaacATAGctacaaacacataaaagaacacaATACTGGATAGAAACCCTATGAGTGTAACCAATGTgggtaaagccttttcacaatATAGTcatcttcaaaataataaaagaatacatactaaAGATACACCCTGATAATGCAGCAAATGTTGTAAATGCTTTGCATGTTTTAGTGgtcttaaaaagaattttaaaagcacattctTGAGAGAACCCTATAAATGTAATCAATTTAATAAAGCCCTTTCTTAGCAGTCACCATCTAAGGCATGAAACATAGTTGTGAGATTATAGGGGGTAGGTGTATCTGattctttttcctgttcttgaAATGCTTTTCTTCCTACTTAATTGTTTTGCTAgctttgatatgagggtttgtgtatatttttattaaaatatggtaTACCTTGTTCATTTGCTATCCCCAAGTGGCCTGCTCTTTTTTCAGGGGAAATGGTAGAATATCTGCATGTGATCTTAGGTTGGGAAGGATATAGAAAAGTGGAGGAAGGTGTACCGTGGTCCAGATATAAAGTGGGAGAtgagaataaagtaaaaaaatacaaagaatgtaactgcacacatttacacacacacattttaaacaaagtatgattcaaatatatattaagtTGTAACCAACTAAGATAACCCATGTATAGAATTTTCACTGTATGTCTCCCGGTCCTCAAAGTTCATCAGCTCAGTGAGAACAGGACAGCAAACTTGGGGTTCACAAGCCAAGTGCATATGGACAATGAATGATCAATCCAGGACCAGCTGCAGGGAGTCACATCGACTTTACTTATGGTAATTCAAGGCTTATATTATTTGGAGGACTAGGGATAGGTTCACCGACTCTTGGGGCATTGAAGAGgaacctagggcaggggagagagagaccgaaagaaacaagagacaagaagacaggaagaatgagagcaagacagttgtctgatcaagctccaaaaactGTACTTCATGATGGCAATATAAACACAAGCACAAGAAAGATTCAAGGGAGTGGGGTAAGAGCCCAGGGCAAGGGAGGCCAGGTGGCAAtattcagttcctggaaccaatggtcagtgtcctccacacccacaaatattcttactgttaggctacacatgttctctcagagTAGTATGTGTAAGccagtaattttccacaaggccatggctcccagcatcttcttcctttttattatttttaattgaggcCTTAAGGAACCGAGGTGATCTTATAGTTGCCTCATCCTTGGATGAGTGGGTGTTaaccagtgggggaggggggaatcaaCCTGATTCCTCCTGTGGGTTGGATTACCACAATGTCTCACAATCATGGCTCTTGGTatctttgggggaggggaggcagaaccATAGAAAATCCTTAGGATAAGGTTAAAAAACAGGTATCCACCTCCTTGCAAACCAGGTTTGTCTCATGGGGAATTCAGAGATGGTCTGCATGGATAGATCAGTGATAAtactgttttgtcttaaaaacaattccccagaggcaaggagaggccAGGCCACAAAAACTTTTCTAGGCAgggtttgcaaaacaaaagaaatgccacaCAACCTCCCTAAGGCTGCTCTGTGCTTTGTTTTAACTcacatgtaaatatttcttaatctgaGTATACCTCCTGAGTCTTTGcccaaagattacacctcctgcagTGAATACAAATTCCAGGGGAGAAATTCTACTGTGtgt
This window contains:
- the LOC116077823 gene encoding zinc finger protein 431-like isoform X1 yields the protein MVRILSLPTKNTVTYDDVVVNFTQEEWTLLDPFQKSLYKDVMLETYRNLIAIGYNWEDHNVEVYCENSGRHRRHLQRDESINTGEKTYECIQCDGAIARNNHHQFRKSMHTGSFISYTGLQKHRRTHTGEKVYDGNQYGKAFECHSNPQKHKRTHTGEKPYECNHCGKAFARYCDLQLHNRTHTGEKPYECDQCGKPFASHSDLQRHKRTHTGEKPYECNQCGKAFAQHNTLQGHKRTHTGEKPYECNQCGKAFAHHNSLQSHKRTHTGEKPYECNHCSKAFAQANNLQRHKRTHTGEKPYECNQCGKAFAQHTTLQNHKRTHIGEKPYECDQCGKAFAHHNSLQSHKRTHTEEKPYECNQCGKAFAQHSYKHIKEHNTG
- the LOC116077823 gene encoding zinc finger protein 431-like isoform X2, whose protein sequence is MLETYRNLIAIGYNWEDHNVEVYCENSGRHRRHLQRDESINTGEKTYECIQCDGAIARNNHHQFRKSMHTGSFISYTGLQKHRRTHTGEKVYDGNQYGKAFECHSNPQKHKRTHTGEKPYECNHCGKAFARYCDLQLHNRTHTGEKPYECDQCGKPFASHSDLQRHKRTHTGEKPYECNQCGKAFAQHNTLQGHKRTHTGEKPYECNQCGKAFAHHNSLQSHKRTHTGEKPYECNHCSKAFAQANNLQRHKRTHTGEKPYECNQCGKAFAQHTTLQNHKRTHIGEKPYECDQCGKAFAHHNSLQSHKRTHTEEKPYECNQCGKAFAQHSYKHIKEHNTG